A stretch of the Polyodon spathula isolate WHYD16114869_AA unplaced genomic scaffold, ASM1765450v1 scaffolds_765, whole genome shotgun sequence genome encodes the following:
- the serpinf2b gene encoding serpin peptidase inhibitor, clade F (alpha-2 antiplasmin, pigment epithelium derived factor), member 2b: MDSPLLVVLLLCLASPGRTEDGPIDPETSEEHTKHTTLIPSTRTELRSTSEAPSTSPTVPAAHPGVGPTADLPEDLYPQTTSTSTTSETSVPSHTPAPSREPHSEEAQGGGSSEEEVGGECRGAALGPNTTRALGGAMMKFGMEVLETLESKSKKPNILLSPLSVVLGLSQLSLGAVNKTEAMLRSQLHVSELPCYHHLFKQLRQHLSQSALQVATRVYLKKGFKVKEGFMKDSLQFYGSKPALLEGVDEVNYWVEEATKGRIKDFLSSLPGDVVLMLLNAVHFKVSGGIVNGWSFPFPAPWSTGLWQTQFDPRFTSSDVFYLDQQSSVSVDMMQEPKYPLSLFMDEKLEVQVARFPFKGNMSLVLVLPFSGEVNVSVLARSLDAEQLYRQFPKERPIQVTMPKLNLEYSQDLSDTLISMGMGELFTSPNLDRISSDPLSVSSVHHKSSLELKEEGAEAAAATSITISRSMARFDVNKPFFFVLLDDESHVPVFLGIVRNPSAGVLSKGDKPPKMFMKKAPK, from the exons ATGGACTCTCCCCTCCTCGTTGTGCTCCTGCTCTGCCTCGCCAGTCCAGGACGAACA GAAGATGGACCCATAGACCCCGAGACGAGCGAGGagcacaccaaacacacaaccctgatcCCAAGCACCAGGACAGAG CTGCGTAGTACATCAGAGGCTCCGAGTACTAGTCCCACAGTCCCTGCTGCCCACCCGGGTGTAGGCCCCACAGCGGACCTGCCAGAGGATCTGTACCCCCAGACAACCTCCACCAGCACGACCAGTGAAACCAGCGTCCCCTCCCACACACCCGCCCCGTCCAGGGAGCCCCACTCCGAGGAGGCTCAGGGAGGGGGGTCTTCGGAGGAGGAGGTGGGaggggagtgcaggggggctGCACTGGGCCCTAACACCACGCGGGCACTAGGGGGCGCCATGATGAAGTTCGGCATGGAGGTGCTGGAGACCCTGGAGAGTAAATCGAAGAAGCCCAACATCCTCTTGTCACCCCTCAGTGTGGTGCTGGGGCTGTCTCAGCTCTCCCTGG GGGCTGTGAACAAGACGGAGGCCATGCTGAGGAGCCAGCTGCATGTGTCCGAGCTGCCCTGCTACCATCACCTCTTCAAGCAGCTTCGTCAGCACCTGAGCCAGAGCGCATTGCAAGTGGCAACGCGGGTTTACCTGAAGAAAG GGTTCAAGGTGAAGGAGGGCTTCATGAAAGACTCTCTCCAGTTCTACGGCTCGAAGCCGGCACTGCTGGAGGGAGTGGATGAGGTGAATTACTGGGTGGAGGAGGCCACGAAGGGGAGGATCAAGGACTTCCTGTCCTCACTGCCAGGGGACGTGGTTCTCATGCTGCTCAACGCTGTGCACTTCAAGG TATCAGGCGGCATTGTGAACGGCTGGTCCTTTCCTTTCCCCGCCCCGTGGAGCACAGGCCTGTGGCAGACCCAATTCGACCCTCGCTTCACCTCCTCCGATGTGTTTTACCTGGACCAGCAGAGCAGCGTCTCTGTGGACATGATGCAGGAGCCCAAGTACCCACTCAGCCTCTTCATGGATGAGAAACTGGAGGTGCAG GTGGCGCGCTTCCCGTTCAAGGGGAACATGAGTCTGGTGCTGGTGCTGCCGTTTTCGGGCGAGGTGAACGTCTCTGTTCTGGCTCGCTCTCTCGACGCGGAGCAGCTGTACCGCCAGTTCCCGAAGGAGCGCCCCATCCAGGTGACCATGCCCAAACTGAACCTGGAGTACAGCCAGGACCTGAGTGACACTCTCATCAGCATGG GTATGGGGGAGCTGTTCACCAGTCCCAACCTGGACCGCATCTCCTCCGACCCCCTGTCTGTGTCTAGCGTGCATCACAAGTCTTCTCTGGAGCtgaaggaggagggagctgaggctGCAGCCGCTACCTCCATCACTATCTCCCGCTCCATGGCGCGCTTCGACGTCAACAAGCCCTTCTTCTTCGTGCTGCTGGACGACGAGTCGCACGTCCCCGTCTTCCTGGGCATCGTCAGGAACCCCAGTGCGGGGGTCCTGAGCAAGGGAGACAAGCCCCCCAAGATGTTCATGAAGAAGGCGCCCAAATAA
- the serpinf1 gene encoding pigment epithelium-derived factor has translation MKTTALALFMGALLSLASTQQADLEEPTPEEEEEVEMFTTPATQMAAAASNFGFNLYRQLAYRDPQANVFLSPLSIASALTQLSLGGSPRTEQQLYRVLQYHHLMDPQLHSTLKNLLASVNTPSKGLSMASRVYINRKLRLKVDYLNAVEKEYGVRPKALIGSPHADLKEVNDWVRQQTGGKISHFLSASLPRSTGVLPLGAAHFRGQWVSRLQKGRPEPFQVDSLTSIQVPMMSETNYPVKLGIESDLNCKITQVPMQGDVSILLFLPNEVSQNLTLIEDSLTAEFIHDVVSVLQPVDMDLSLPVLSLSSENDLLPQLLDMGLAQLASQPELVKISAQPGKVSSVHHKVSLEVMEEGGQAVRSSPSESGQSLALSFHVNRPFIFLVRDDTSGAILFIGRVMDPRKIKSN, from the exons ATGAAGACAACAGCCCTCGCACTGTTTATGGGAGCTCTTCTCTCCCTCGCCTCCACCCAGCAG GCCGATCTGGAGGAGCCCACCCccgaggaggaagaggaagtgGAGATGTTCACCACCCCCGCCACTCAGATGGCAGCTGCCGCCTCCAACTTCGGCTTCAACCTGTACCGCCAGCTGGCGTACCGAGACCCTCAGGCCAACGTGTTCCTGTCTCCCCTTAGCATCGCCAGCGCGCTTACACAGCTGTCTCTGG GTGGCTCCCCCAGGACGGAGCAGCAGCTCTACAGAGTGCTCCAATACCACCACCTGATGGACCCCCAGCTGCACAGCACTCTGAAAAACCTGCTGGCCAGCGTCAACACACCCAGCAAGGGCCTGAGCATGGCTTCACGAGTCTACATCAACAGGA AGCTGCGTCTGAAGGTGGATTACCTGAACGCGGTGGAGAAGGAATACGGCGTGCGGCCCAAGGCACTGATCGGCAGCCCCCATGCCGACCTGAAGGAGGTGAACGACTGGGTGCGCCAGCAGACGGGAGGGAAGATCTCCCATTTCCTGTCCGCGAGCCTCCCGCGCAGCACGGGCGTCCTGCCGCTGGGTGCCGCGCACTTCAGAG GTCAGTGGGTCAGTCGGCTCCAGAAAGGGAGACCAGAGCCCTTCCAGGTGGACAGCTTGACCTCAATTCAAGTGCCCATGATGAGCGAGACCAACTACCCGGTGAAGCTGGGCATCGAGAGTGACCTCAACTGCAAG ATCACCCAGGTGCCGATGCAGGGTGATGTCAGCATACTGCTGTTCCTTCCCAATGAAGTGAGTCAGAACCTGACCCTGATTGAGGACAGCTTGACTGCTGAGTTCATCCACGACGTGGTCAGCGTGCTGCAGCCTGTGGACATGGACCTGTCCCTGCCTGTGCTCAGCCTGAGCTCTGAGAATGACCTGCTCCCACAGCTCCTCGATATGG GACTGGCCCAGTTGGCGTCGCAGCCGGAGCTGGTGAAGATCTCTGCCCAGCCTGGCAAGGTTTCCAGCGTGCATCACAAGGTGTCCCTTGAGGTGATGGAGGAAGGGGGTCAGGCCGTGAGAAGCAGCCCCTCTGAGAGCGGTCAGTCCTTAGCTCTGTCCTTTCACGTGAACCGCCCCTTCATCTTCCTGGTGCGGGACGACACTTCGGGAGCCATCCTGTTCATCGGCAGGGTCATGGACCCCCGCAAGATCAAGAGCAACTGA